One window from the genome of Actinoplanes teichomyceticus ATCC 31121 encodes:
- a CDS encoding carboxylate-amine ligase — MYTTIHAAEPTLTVTGALTVGVEEEFMLLDPDTGRNVPMAARVLDALPEQARAQSRVEFRHSMVEMVTPVCADLAQAGRALTGLRRAASGAAAGMGTWLVAVGATPVAEDERAVPDRPRYHTMAQRYGPIAADPAVCGCHVHVGVPERELAVQVCNHLRVWLPVIQALAVNSPFYEGADTGYASWRSVQLERWPLVGPTPYFENAEDYDRTVDALIASGVILDPAMVYWYARPSARYPTVEVRVCDVCSAVGDTVLVAGLVRALVATLIEQVRAGIRAVPVRDCLLVAAHWHAAHDGLGGTLVDLRQGRERPAWELVDELVSTVGPALLRSGDLTLVRAGLRRLRRQGTGAARQRAVHGRTGDLRAVLADLTKRTAGG, encoded by the coding sequence ATGTACACGACCATCCATGCTGCGGAACCCACCCTGACGGTCACCGGCGCGCTCACCGTCGGGGTGGAGGAGGAGTTCATGCTGCTCGACCCCGATACCGGCCGGAACGTCCCGATGGCCGCGCGGGTGCTGGACGCTCTGCCCGAACAGGCGCGCGCGCAGAGCCGGGTGGAGTTCCGCCACAGCATGGTGGAGATGGTGACGCCGGTCTGCGCCGACCTGGCACAGGCCGGCCGGGCCCTCACCGGCCTGCGCCGGGCGGCCTCCGGCGCCGCCGCCGGCATGGGGACCTGGCTGGTGGCGGTCGGCGCGACCCCGGTCGCGGAGGACGAGCGCGCGGTGCCGGACCGGCCGCGGTACCACACCATGGCGCAGCGGTACGGCCCGATCGCCGCCGACCCCGCGGTGTGCGGGTGCCACGTGCACGTCGGGGTGCCGGAGCGGGAACTGGCCGTACAGGTCTGCAACCACCTGCGGGTGTGGCTGCCGGTCATCCAGGCCCTGGCCGTCAACTCGCCGTTCTACGAGGGGGCGGACACCGGGTACGCCAGCTGGCGCTCGGTGCAGCTGGAGCGCTGGCCGCTGGTCGGGCCGACGCCGTACTTCGAGAACGCCGAGGACTACGACCGTACGGTCGACGCGCTGATCGCCTCCGGGGTGATCCTGGACCCGGCGATGGTGTACTGGTACGCCCGCCCGTCGGCGCGCTACCCGACCGTGGAGGTCCGGGTGTGCGACGTGTGCTCGGCGGTCGGCGACACCGTCCTGGTGGCGGGTCTGGTCCGGGCCCTGGTGGCCACCCTGATCGAGCAGGTCCGCGCGGGGATACGGGCCGTTCCGGTCCGTGACTGCCTGCTGGTGGCCGCGCACTGGCACGCGGCGCACGACGGGCTCGGCGGGACCCTGGTCGACCTGCGGCAGGGTCGTGAGCGCCCGGCCTGGGAGCTGGTCGACGAGCTGGTCAGCACGGTCGGCCCGGCGCTGCTGCGCAGCGGAGACCTGACCCTGGTACGTGCCGGGCTGCGGCGGTTGCGGCGGCAGGGCACCGGCGCGGCCCGGCAGCGCGCCGTGCACGGGCGTACCGGCGACCTGCGGGCGGTCCTGGCCGACCTGACGAAACGGACCGCCGGCGGCTGA
- a CDS encoding SigB/SigF/SigG family RNA polymerase sigma factor, whose protein sequence is MHLSTAPSAEDHAAGLILAMTQRAQTDPARPLLREAAITAWTPMAQRLARRYASRGESPEDLSQIAVVGLIKAVDGFEPGRGADFTSYAIPTILGELKRHFRDRTWNIRVPRRLQEMIMATAKAREALMQAHGREPTVADLAEHLGVGEEAVIEGLEGSYAYRATSLSKPIGADGEVELSDTLGADEHGYDLAELRLVLGPAMACLTPREQRVVTLRFYGNQTQIRIAEQIGVSQMHVSRLLTRALAKLRTELAPDAW, encoded by the coding sequence ATGCATCTCTCCACTGCACCATCCGCCGAGGACCACGCTGCCGGCCTGATCCTCGCCATGACGCAGCGGGCGCAGACCGACCCGGCGCGGCCGTTGCTGCGCGAGGCGGCGATCACCGCCTGGACGCCGATGGCCCAGCGGCTGGCGCGCCGCTACGCCAGCCGGGGCGAGTCGCCGGAGGACCTGAGCCAGATCGCCGTGGTCGGGCTGATCAAAGCCGTCGACGGGTTCGAGCCCGGGCGCGGCGCCGACTTCACCAGCTATGCGATCCCGACCATCCTGGGTGAGCTGAAGCGGCACTTCCGGGACCGGACCTGGAACATCCGGGTCCCGCGACGGCTACAGGAGATGATCATGGCGACCGCCAAGGCGCGCGAGGCGCTGATGCAGGCGCACGGCCGCGAGCCGACGGTCGCCGACCTGGCCGAGCATCTGGGCGTCGGCGAGGAGGCGGTCATCGAGGGGCTGGAGGGCTCGTACGCCTACCGCGCGACCTCACTGTCCAAACCGATCGGCGCCGACGGCGAGGTGGAGCTCAGCGACACCCTGGGCGCCGACGAGCACGGGTACGACCTCGCCGAGCTGCGCCTGGTGCTGGGCCCGGCGATGGCCTGCCTGACCCCGCGCGAGCAGCGGGTCGTGACGCTGCGCTTCTACGGCAACCAGACCCAGATCCGCATCGCCGAGCAGATCGGCGTGTCCCAGATGCACGTGTCCCGCCTGCTGACCCGGGCGCTGGCCAAACTGCGCACGGAACTCGCCCCGGACGCCTGGTGA
- a CDS encoding GAF and ANTAR domain-containing protein — MAPPQPAADPGGAHRQPLAEAVVALVEHPEGAGDRLTRIAQLAVERVAAADYASITTLHGDAYTTVTASDDIVRAVDEAQIADRSGPCLQALRTGEPVTVPDTGATMQWPGFHRIAPALGLVASVSVPLHTGCGPPEAVLNLYGRDSTAMTPLILGLDGAHGTQRDPDPALERLLQRDPGAAELLTGYAEALAARATIRLAVRVLARDTNSTDDDAYRVLRACAADEHTPLSAAAAAVLTGQR, encoded by the coding sequence ATGGCGCCACCGCAACCGGCTGCCGACCCGGGCGGCGCGCACCGGCAGCCGCTGGCGGAGGCCGTCGTCGCCCTGGTGGAGCACCCGGAAGGCGCCGGGGACCGCCTGACCCGGATCGCCCAGCTCGCCGTCGAGCGGGTGGCCGCCGCCGACTACGCGTCCATCACCACCCTGCACGGCGACGCCTACACCACCGTCACGGCCAGCGACGACATCGTGCGGGCCGTCGACGAGGCGCAGATCGCCGACCGGTCCGGCCCGTGCCTGCAGGCGCTGCGCACCGGTGAGCCGGTCACGGTGCCGGACACCGGCGCCACCATGCAGTGGCCCGGCTTCCACCGGATCGCGCCCGCGCTGGGGCTGGTGGCCTCGGTGTCGGTCCCGCTGCACACCGGCTGCGGCCCGCCCGAGGCCGTGCTGAACCTGTACGGCCGGGACAGCACCGCGATGACGCCGCTGATCCTCGGCCTGGACGGCGCGCACGGGACCCAGCGCGATCCGGACCCGGCCCTGGAGCGGCTGCTGCAGCGGGATCCCGGCGCGGCGGAGCTGCTCACCGGGTACGCCGAGGCGCTCGCCGCGCGCGCCACCATCCGGCTGGCCGTGCGGGTCCTGGCCCGGGACACGAACAGCACCGACGACGACGCCTACCGGGTGCTGCGGGCGTGCGCCGCGGACGAGCACACGCCGCTGAGCGCCGCCGCGGCCGCCGTCCTCACCGGGCAGCGCTGA
- a CDS encoding Vms1/Ankzf1 family peptidyl-tRNA hydrolase, protein MNLDFLRPLLDTPGSWVSVYLDATRAGENADHEVGLRWRAQRERLAGQGADPATLEAVDAAVRDHPYQPGRYGLAVFARDGEVALVETLPAPPGVDEADLAPLPHLMPLIRQRHAEVPYVRVLIDRTGAELDALSAGGVPRHREVTGSATFPLRKVNAGGWSHRRYQQAAEESWKRNAGDVAAAAADLAEAVDAEVIVVGGDVRAVQTFAGRLPRRWQDRVVQTDAGSRGAGADESALDDVTVQAVAELADRHAGEVIDRYRAQRAGDTAGHGLTDVVTRLQRGQVDTVLLADDPSSTDTLWIAPDDPSLISVDDHVLREAGVAEPCRVRADAALVRAVAGTGARLVLLDPDEVELEHGIGAVLRYADADTAAG, encoded by the coding sequence ATGAATCTCGATTTCCTGCGCCCGCTGCTCGACACTCCGGGCAGCTGGGTGTCCGTCTACCTGGACGCCACCCGGGCCGGCGAGAACGCCGACCACGAGGTCGGCCTGCGCTGGCGCGCCCAGCGCGAACGGCTGGCCGGGCAGGGCGCCGACCCGGCCACCCTGGAGGCGGTGGACGCCGCCGTCCGCGACCACCCCTACCAGCCGGGCCGGTACGGGCTGGCGGTCTTCGCCCGGGACGGGGAGGTCGCCCTGGTGGAGACGCTGCCCGCGCCGCCGGGCGTCGACGAGGCCGACCTCGCGCCGCTGCCACACCTGATGCCGCTGATCCGGCAGCGGCACGCGGAGGTGCCGTACGTCCGGGTGCTCATCGACCGCACCGGCGCCGAGCTCGACGCGCTCTCCGCCGGCGGCGTCCCCCGGCACCGGGAGGTCACCGGCAGCGCCACCTTCCCGCTGCGCAAGGTGAACGCCGGCGGCTGGTCGCACCGGCGGTACCAGCAGGCGGCCGAGGAGTCCTGGAAGCGTAACGCCGGCGACGTGGCCGCGGCCGCGGCCGACCTCGCGGAGGCCGTCGACGCGGAGGTGATCGTGGTGGGCGGGGACGTCCGGGCGGTGCAGACGTTCGCCGGGCGGCTGCCCCGACGCTGGCAGGACCGGGTGGTGCAGACCGACGCCGGGTCCCGCGGCGCGGGCGCCGACGAGAGCGCCCTCGACGACGTGACCGTCCAGGCCGTGGCCGAGCTCGCCGACCGGCACGCCGGTGAGGTCATCGATCGCTACCGCGCCCAGCGGGCCGGCGACACGGCGGGCCACGGCCTGACCGACGTGGTCACCCGCCTCCAGCGCGGCCAGGTCGACACGGTGCTGCTGGCCGACGACCCGTCCTCCACCGACACGCTCTGGATCGCCCCGGACGACCCGTCGCTGATCTCCGTCGACGACCACGTGCTGCGCGAGGCCGGGGTGGCCGAGCCCTGCCGGGTCCGGGCCGACGCCGCGCTGGTGCGCGCGGTCGCCGGCACCGGGGCACGCCTGGTCCTTCTCGACCCGGACGAGGTCGAGCTGGAGCACGGCATCGGCGCGGTCCTGCGTTACGCCGACGCCGATACCGCTGCCGGCTGA
- a CDS encoding cellulose binding domain-containing protein, whose protein sequence is MHIPTLRRALASTVLLAAVTATAIAPPGAHAAGPATDTRVDVDVRAGLATVGNAALGVNHAIWDAQLGTSAVAELLQDAGVRMLRYPGGSYADIYHWRDHTAPGGYVAPGTDFDTFMAAAQRTGAEPMIIANYGTGTAEEAADWVRYANVTKNYDATYWTIGNENYGNGHYGSAWEADEHADKSPEEYAATVVAYSRAMKAVDPTIKVGAVLTMPGNWPDGIVGAGDQGTWNQEVLTRAGAAIDFVDVHWYPGGTTPAETLTTPAHIRDAVHLLRQQIDRYAGGDAGRIGISMTETNVEIGRNTQPGALFLADVYSGLLAQGVFTVHWWNVHNGIGDVTTVAGHPDYDDYGLLSSGNCTADNSVCQPPLNTPFAPYHALSLIGDLARTGDRFVGAGTDNELVSAHAVRRANGDVAVLLINKDPDAAHTVALNYQGFTPAAAAPAVATFTNGADGVTTTTGGTAAAQTLAPYSLTLVTLHPARAETAGPKAPAQPTATVTDRTATMSWPAAGSGLKYEVYRQNGGTAELLGETTGTSLTARNLEPGRRYTVNVLARDAAGRVSPPSPPLTFTTGTPADAACTVTFRDTNDWGNGFVGSIDITNNTAAAVAGWTLAFTWPTGWQSVSSGWNATWAQSGRTVRVTGDAGLAAGASTSVGFVGSYSGPNVLPRAFTLNGTVCTTK, encoded by the coding sequence GTGCACATCCCCACCCTGCGGCGTGCCCTGGCGAGCACCGTCCTGCTCGCCGCGGTCACCGCCACCGCCATCGCGCCACCGGGCGCCCACGCCGCCGGCCCCGCCACCGACACCCGCGTCGACGTCGACGTCCGAGCCGGGCTCGCCACCGTCGGCAACGCGGCGCTCGGCGTCAACCACGCCATCTGGGACGCCCAGCTGGGCACCTCGGCCGTCGCCGAGCTGCTGCAGGACGCCGGCGTGCGGATGCTGCGCTACCCGGGCGGCTCGTACGCCGACATCTACCACTGGCGCGACCACACCGCGCCCGGCGGCTACGTCGCCCCGGGCACCGACTTCGACACGTTCATGGCCGCCGCCCAGCGCACCGGCGCGGAGCCGATGATCATCGCCAACTACGGCACCGGAACCGCCGAGGAGGCCGCCGACTGGGTGCGGTACGCCAACGTCACCAAGAACTACGACGCCACGTACTGGACCATCGGCAACGAGAACTACGGCAACGGCCACTACGGCAGCGCCTGGGAGGCCGACGAGCACGCCGACAAGAGCCCCGAGGAGTACGCGGCCACCGTCGTCGCGTACTCGCGGGCGATGAAGGCGGTGGACCCGACGATCAAGGTCGGCGCCGTGCTCACCATGCCCGGCAACTGGCCGGACGGCATCGTCGGCGCCGGCGACCAGGGCACCTGGAACCAGGAGGTGCTCACCCGGGCGGGCGCGGCCATCGACTTCGTGGACGTGCACTGGTACCCGGGCGGCACCACCCCGGCCGAGACGCTCACCACACCCGCCCACATCCGGGACGCCGTACACCTGCTGCGGCAGCAGATCGACCGGTACGCCGGCGGCGACGCCGGCCGGATCGGCATCAGCATGACCGAGACCAACGTGGAGATCGGGCGCAACACCCAGCCCGGCGCCCTGTTCCTGGCCGACGTCTACAGCGGCCTGCTCGCCCAGGGCGTCTTCACCGTGCACTGGTGGAACGTGCACAACGGCATCGGCGACGTCACCACGGTGGCCGGGCACCCCGACTACGACGACTACGGGCTGCTGTCCAGCGGCAACTGCACGGCCGACAACTCGGTCTGCCAGCCGCCGCTGAACACCCCGTTCGCGCCGTACCACGCGCTGTCGCTGATCGGCGACCTCGCCCGGACCGGCGACCGGTTCGTCGGCGCCGGCACGGACAACGAGCTGGTCAGCGCGCACGCCGTACGGCGCGCCAACGGCGACGTCGCGGTGCTGCTGATCAACAAGGACCCGGACGCCGCGCACACCGTCGCGCTGAACTACCAGGGCTTCACCCCGGCCGCCGCCGCCCCGGCGGTCGCCACGTTCACCAACGGCGCCGACGGCGTGACCACCACCACCGGCGGCACGGCGGCCGCGCAGACGCTCGCCCCGTACTCGCTCACGCTCGTCACGCTGCACCCGGCGCGTGCCGAGACGGCCGGGCCGAAGGCTCCGGCGCAGCCCACCGCCACCGTGACCGACCGGACCGCCACGATGTCCTGGCCGGCCGCCGGCTCCGGTCTCAAATACGAGGTGTACCGGCAGAACGGCGGCACCGCCGAGCTGCTCGGCGAGACCACCGGCACGTCACTGACCGCACGCAACCTGGAACCCGGGCGTCGTTACACGGTCAACGTGCTGGCCCGCGACGCCGCCGGGCGGGTGTCGCCGCCCTCGCCGCCGCTGACGTTCACCACGGGCACTCCCGCGGACGCGGCCTGCACGGTGACCTTCCGTGACACCAACGACTGGGGCAACGGCTTCGTGGGCTCGATCGACATCACGAACAACACGGCCGCCGCGGTGGCCGGCTGGACGCTGGCGTTCACCTGGCCGACCGGGTGGCAGAGCGTGAGCAGCGGCTGGAACGCCACCTGGGCGCAGAGCGGGCGCACCGTCCGGGTGACCGGCGACGCCGGTCTGGCCGCCGGGGCGTCCACCTCGGTGGGATTCGTCGGGTCGTACAGCGGCCCGAACGTGCTGCCCCGGGCGTTCACCCTCAACGGCACCGTCTGCACGACGAAGTGA